Below is a window of Pelobates fuscus isolate aPelFus1 chromosome 13, aPelFus1.pri, whole genome shotgun sequence DNA.
TTTTGCGAGTGATCTGTAACATTGTATGTGGCTAGGTTTAATCCTTAACAttgcttttggtttttttttacgtgCTGTGTAATTGGTAAACCCCTTGCCACTTTGTGGTGGGTGTGATCATTAGCACCACTTGCAGTTTTCCTATGGGTTTGTTTCTTTCTTGGGTCATTGAAATTGCTTATGTTGGCGGGTCACGTTTTTGTTATGCAATCTGTAACATTGCTTTTAGCTTGTCTGTGATTTGGAGTGTGAGTAAACTGCTTGTAGTTTTGTGGTGGTTCTGGGCGTGATTAGTAAAACTGCTTAATGGCGATTTAGTGCATGGACAGCAACACTGCTTCTAGCTTCCATTTGATGAGTTGTGTATTACTGACCGTTCTTGATTGTGTTACAGTGACATTCTCTCGATTACTCTTCCCTACAGAGACGGCCTCTCACAGATATGACCAAGCTGGCTGAATGGCTGCTGGGGCTGACTCTCCTTGGAGTAGTGTGGGCCACTCTGACGTTTGACCTCTTAGGCCTGGAGATTCCCGAGCCATGTTGGCAAGTTATCTGGCCCTTTCCGGTCTACCTTCTGGTAACATTCGGTTGTTACTCCTTAGCCACAGTTGGATATAGAGTGGCT
It encodes the following:
- the DPM3 gene encoding dolichol-phosphate mannosyltransferase subunit 3; translated protein: MTKLAEWLLGLTLLGVVWATLTFDLLGLEIPEPCWQVIWPFPVYLLVTFGCYSLATVGYRVATFNDCESAAQELQRQIKEAKMDLTTKGFRF